The following DNA comes from Vespa velutina chromosome 11, iVesVel2.1, whole genome shotgun sequence.
ACATTGTAATACATGGCAATTTATAAAAGTTActttcatgaattttttattcacgAATTCATTCATCTAAATAagctaattatttattttgaaaaaagaaaagaaaaagaaaatatcgattaaaacgattcgTAGCATTGAGGAAAGTGATGGCACGAGCACACAGACAAGCTTGGGCCTGGCAAGATGAATGGTATGGTTTGACAATGGAAGATATCAGAGAAATTGAACGGCAAACTCAGTTAGCACTTCAACAAAAGATGGGTCTTGCTGATTCCGGTGAAGAAGTAActcatgatgatgatgaggacACGAATACAGGGAATACCGGAATGACACCTCAAGAATCGAACGTCGCTAGGACATTCGCAGCCACTTTGAGCAGTATCGAAAAAAATGAGGACCTTCAGAGTCCAATGAGTATTAGGAAACCTTCGGATATACCGATCATCAATACGGCTGTTAGTTCAGAAGGTGAAGCTAGTCCTGAGGATTCTCCAACGGAACCATCTAATGCTAGGTAATTTCTTACTTTATCGtcagatatttcattttaatgtattattaatattttatcatattaatataataaaattaaaatatagttaattataatatttatatttatacattgtcCTCATTTCATTATTGTTCTAAACTGTTAttcttcatataaataatacttatttatccagataaaaataattttctttttatcgccaattgtatatatttagcccgatcgacgaaaaaaatgaaaagaaatcatGGAAGAAAAATACAGCAAGTCATTCACCTAGTTCAGCAAAAAATATGGATATACAAATCGCAAATTGGAGAATGGAGAGTATCGTTAGAGAATCCGAAACCAGTAGCGAAGAGGAATTCTTTGATTGCCAGGGTAAGAGTTccattttcttccatttcctttctttatttatcagaataaattaatcataaaaaaataagcatGATCGTAGATCGAAACAGTTGAtgtatcattataaaaaaaaaaaaagaaaaagaaaaagaaaaaaagaaccaatTTTTCTAAGctctttcttaatatatttaaaaaagaaaaaaattcattttgcatcgttttattatctaaCCTGCATCTCGTAGATACTTTAAtaccttctttattttataaattcgcATACTCTGTAACACTTTGTGGACATATGAAACTCGGTCATTTgacttgataataataaaaataaaaataaaagtaaaaataaaaaaaatagaaaaaatgagtTTGGTCCACAAAATGTAAACAGTTATAACTCTGGTATTAGGAAAGAACGTTTGAAATGTCTAATTCTAAAAAtctatcgtttctctctttctctctcactctctctcccactctctctctctcccactctccctctctcactctttctctctctctctctctctctctctctctctctctctttctttctctatttatctatctatctatctctctttttttcataggTATTAACATCAGCttaaaaagacaataatagCATGTGTTGACTATTTCGAACAGTCTTTTTTATGTCTAccttctctgttttttcttgCACTCCACACACACACCGCAGCTGGGTTCATTATACCTACTATACGTAAAGGTAGGACGCGTAGTTAACGATGAATTGTTCATCaccattagaaaaaaatacgaacaGCAGCTAGAACAAACAagtgaaagtatttttttcaaaagaaaatataaaaaaaagaaataataataataataaagaactgTGCACtctgtatatatgcattattaattttctaatcacTTTATTCATacactttatatattatatcatttttaataaatttctagaATTGTCTAATTCTAGAATTCAGCATGAAGATTCCCGAGCATGATCTATACGCATGGCTACATAAAGTTTATTGGCTgtacgatgaaaatatttgtaactAACATCGGACGATGTAACAACCTGTTGCATGATGTATTCACGTTAGCACTTGGGCCATAGAAGTAATCGATATTTGGTTACATCATGTACACGAAGTTTAGAAAGCACTGAAAGAGTAATTTTATGGAATttaatgatcattttttttttaattttttagtcGCTTCTATGTTACACACATAATAAAtacactattattataataatgataataataataataatgatatgaatcaaatatgaaaaaaaataaataaaaaaagaaaagcaatagTGCACAATCGACATTAATTATATGTGATTATACTTTAGAGCACTTTGAAGATAACTCTTCATTAGCTAAATGGAGTTCTTTGGATCTTCTAGCAGAAGAGGATGATGGTGCTTCTCCTGTGGCACCAACAAACAACGTGGAAGGTAATATTTTgcattcttaatttttatcatttaattaaatgtttttaaatattatatgaatgatTATACCATAAAATCATTGTATTTCCATTAGGTCTATCAAAAAGTTctgtttgattttttattaaaaacaaaaatttgttttatattgaaaaataatatcatataatcattttttttttatcattagatacattaatttatgtaattaattttcacaGAAGCAGATACGATATTCTCACCGTCGTTTCTACAGCCAATAGCAAGCGAACGTAGTAAAAGATTGCAAATTCACACCTCGACGAGCGTTGACGTTTCTTGTCCAACGTCACCTCAACATTCTCCAACTCATCAGTCGTGTAAAACTACAGTACTTTTGATTGTGATGCATGCCGGAAGCGTTCTAGGtaattgtcattttatttgatatttatttatacttattaaatgatacttatttattgatatttaagtaatatttaaGTTATTTATTGATACGTATTAAATGACaaacataattaattcattatagaTGCCAATGTTGATTTGACGGCTAAGAAATCGGATGTAACAACTTTCAGAGGTGCCTTCGAGTCTGTTATGAGACAACATTATCCTAGTATGGTCGGACATGTctctataaaatttgtttcatgtcCGTCAATATGTACTGAAGGTCTAGGTGTTCTTTCGaggtaaaaagaattaattataattcactTGCCGATTagattatcaattaaataaattttaatgtaaatcaACGTATTAATCAGAatttatacgaaagaaaaaataaataacagattatttttttaatattataaaataaaaaaaaaataaaaattaattaaattttatcgttcaGTTTAAGTCCATACAGTTTCGATATGTCTCCATCATGCATGGATGCACCTCAAGTAACGAACGATACTATACCAATCGGTGCAATACCATTACTGGCAAGTGCAAGCTCGGATTACGAAGAAGCAGTCTCACGAGTAGTTACCAATGCAAATCAGATTTAtcaagaatttataaaaagcgAGGAGGGTAAAGGTTTTAGTGGGCAAATTTGTTTCATCGGTGATTCCGTAGGTTCGATTTTGGCCTACGATGCTTTGTGTAGATCTACGCATTATCATTCGAGATATAAcagtgaaaataatatattggaaACGAGTAATCAAGGGACTGAAAATAATGGAATTTCTGAGGATGGTAAACATTTAAGTGCAACTTTACCTAGAAGAAGATCTTCTGGAACAAAGTAAGAAATAggattatattttgataaaattttagtaggaaatttattatactttttagaTAACTTTCCAAATtacatatactatacatatataagtatatgtatcctatatatgtatagtatataggtatatataggaatatatatctatataatgtaaaaaattaataaataatactatcttactataatactattatactattattatacgtattgtGTAATAgctaatattattgtatgatAGTATTGTGTAGAGTATTGTAGTAAAtgtatgtttttataatattttatatatagatataatattattttatataatagtataataaatacattattataatatatatttcttttatatatatatatatatatgtttatataaaaaataattatataattatatataaaaattatataataatataatatatatattaatatattaatatacatatatagtcaTATTATTCTCAAGATGAAACTTCTATTATCAGTGACAGTTGCCAGCAATGTAAATTAGAGTTCGAGGTAGGAGAGTTCTTCATGTTTGGCAGTCCATTAGCACTCGTTATGgcatatagaaaaatttcatctcacggagataaaaatagtaatatccCAAAGCCAATGGTGAATCAAGTTTACAATCTCTTTCATCCAAGCGATCCAGTAGCTGCAAGAATCGAACCATTGATTTCTGCAAGATTTTCTTTACTACCACCTGTTAATGTTGCTCGATATCAAAAGTATCCACTTGGAAATGGGCAACCTTATCATTTACGTAagtgtttttttattttctatgttttaaaaatagaaaggagaaattcataaaaattcttatcatttttcagTGGAAACGATTCAAAGCAATACACAATTATTTGCGGATGGATTAAACATTCCTAACATATACATGACAACGCCACTTCAACATGCTCATTTGAGAAGATTGTCGGATATATCGATTCACAGTACTATGTCTGGTATCGTCGATAATTTTCCTTTACAAGTTGTCTCTGCACGTAAGTCCTAGTCTATatccaataaataaatcaattctttctctctctctctctctttctctctctttctctctctccctcaatACCTTCTGatataaaattctatcttatattttattctacctattttatattatatttttctactctattctatctattctacaatatatatatatatatatatatatatatattatttattattttttattattattattattattattattattattattattattattattattattattatagaagatAGAACTATgtatttcttgtttatttttattttcattttttcgtgttaaatttagttttattattttaataatttcttttatggaaaattaatttttcctctttatacTTTCCGTAaagtaatgtataataaaagattaaaaaaaaaaaaaaagaaaagaaagaaagaaagaaagaaagaaaaaccgaCACAAAGATTGAATTTCCAGTGACGCAAAAATGGTGGGGAAACAAACGAATAGATTATGCTCTATATTGTCCAGAGGGTCTGGCAAATTTTCCTACAAATGCATTACCCCATCTCTTTCATGCTAGTTATTGGGAATCATCAGACGTAATAGCGTTTATATTAAGACAGCTGGGTCGGTTCGATTTACCTATACTTggtaacgaagaaaaagaactttcaTGTTTCCGTCCAGGTCAACCaagagaaaaatggaataaaaaacgCACTTCGGTCAAACTAAAggttcatattatatttatatatatatatatatatatatatatattttttttttattatcgaatttagTTCTCCTTGTTCGCAATGAAATTAACGtcatgttataaattatttagaatgtTGCTGCTAATCATAGAGCCAATGATGTAATCGTGGGAGAAGGTGTACCTCAAGTATTAGTGGCCAGATTTATGTACAGTCCTATAGACGTGATAGCTTTAACAGGTAAACAATCAATGATTATTCGCGACgatcatctttttattattattattattattattattattattattattattattattattattattattattattattattattattattattgttattattattattatcattaacatatatatatatgttatttaacattgttatttttttctttttttccatgcCCAGGGGAAAAAGTAGACATTCATATTATGAAGGATCCACCTGTTGGCGAATggtcatttttaaatacagaAATTACAGATAAAAATGGTAGAATAACTTATAGAATACCCGATGACAAAGCTCTCGGTTATGGACTTTATCCTGTAAAAATGATAGTTAGGTAATTAATAGGCCCAAAATTTTCCctcatttatattcattgatattaattgatattgaaaagaaaaaatgttgttATTTAGAGGAGATCACACTTCCGTTGACTTCTTTTTGGCTGTGATACCTCCGAAAACAGAATGTGTGGTCTTCAGTATCGATGGATCGTTCACAGCAAGTATGTCAGTTACCGGGAAGGATCCGAAAGTTAGAGCTGGCGCTGTTGATGTTGTCAGGTAaacgtttttaaaataatctcattctttcattatatgaaataatcctTTGATCGGTAATCACTTAGTTCATTATGTTACTCATAGGCACTGGCAAGAATtaggatatttaattatatacatcaCCGCTCGACCCGATATGCAACAGAAGAAAGTTGTATCCTGGCTATCTCAGCATAACTTCCCTCACGGTTTGGTGTCTTTCGCGGATGGGCTCTCTACGGATCCGCTAGGTCATAAAGCagcatatttaaataatttagtcCAGGTAAGAAGACAATGATAATggcaatgataatgataattagcccataaaaaattaatattttcttactaacattttcttatcattCTGGATTTAATTCGGtcatattcaaaatatttttctacaatCAATTGATATagcaataaatttataaattaattaaatgtcatTAATTACAGGAACACGGTGTAATAATACATCAAGCATACGGTAGTAGTAAAGACATAAGTGTTTACACGTCAATAAATCTCAAGCCAAATCAAATATTCGTTATCGGTGGAGCATCGAAAAAACATCATGCTCTGGCGACAATACTTCACGATGGTTATGCCGCACACTTGAGCATCCTACAAGCACATGGTGGTTCGAGACCAGCCAAAGGCAATGCAAGGATGGTAATACCACGTGGACAATTTGGTTTGCCCGGTCAGAATGCATCTTTACGGCGAAGAAGGTATGTCCTTTGATATTTATacttcattatttcattattattcaaacTCGTGTTTATTACGTAAAATATGTGAAATATTCGATAGTCTCGCTAATTAATCTGATTTCGATCTTGAAactaattcaaagaaaaattcgtattGAAAATCTACAGAAAATGCAGTATATGTGGATGTAAAATATTGCGTTTCtacatctatctttctccttcactcattcactttttacaatattttctacgtaattatttaattaataattaagaaaattaataatacgctGAAAGCTACGAATccgataagacgataatatAACTAGATATGAACGATGATATATAACcatattcttataatttataataatattttttttctttcttctatgcTTTCTATAAGAAATCTtcattaagaatataaaaaaacgatATGGATTACCAAATATGGAaatcatttttgaaataaaaacataaaagattTAACGTCGATGacattcgataaataatatatgtaaattacatATTTGCCATTCTATATCGTTTTAGATTTTAGAGTTTGTCAAAGTGTGATGTTTgcagtgtgtgtgtgtatatgtgtgtgtgtgaatacGAAAATACTGGCTTTGTTCCAGTAATGACACAAGCATCAGCTCCTCAGCGTGCAACAGTGTATACTCAAAGTGGAAAGTTACCTTAGTGACATCTAACACACGCCTATAATCTGCGTACAATTAAATTACTCGCATTGGTAACTATCTCTCctgcctttctttctttctttgtccttctctttcgttccttcttcttttgctatctttattttctttctttctctctctctctctctctctctctctctctctctctctctttctctctctctctttcgctaaCATCACACTGAATTTATGGATAGAAAGatcgattttaaatttaaaaataaaaaaaaaaaaaagaaaataagatgaattgtttaaaaattaactcaaaattttttattcgtcaattaatattatcgttctgTTCATTGCACGTAGGCATGCTGATTTTGGTTTTCGAtgtctagaaaaaaaaaaaaaggaaaaatagataattgactgataaaaaaaatgtgagaaaatattcttttataaaaaaatctttctatctttaacaTGCTGCAAGTGTGCCGTGCTGTGATACTGGCTGATACTCGATGGACACTCAAGAGATGTCTAAAATTCAAGAATTTCTTCGTTACAGGTACATGCTATGAGGATATAAACGCGTCTTATATGACATAGCTAATGAAAACATCGTATGCTCTTGAAAAACGAGCGACGATTATTCGAGCTCGCacaaacgaagaaaacgaaaaacaaacgaacaaacaaacaaacaaacaaacaaaaaatatatttaaaaaaaaagcaaaaaaaattaaaaaagaaaaaaaaagaaaaaaaaaagaatttaaaaaaatacaaaaaatcttataattGCTTTCTCTATgaatcatataaaaagaacaaaaaaaaaaaaaaaagagaaaaagaaagaaagtaagaaagaaaaaataataatatgtcaaGGACTTGTGATTAAAAAATCCGCTTTGACTGTTTAGATGCGTTCAGTGATTAGAGTTTTCTCGTCTAATCTATCGAGATTATCTGATCCTGTTTTTAGTCATCAAGGTAAACAggtgtattaatattatttttgtatcaaattttattagagACTGAATGTTCTGTggattttgttattattattattattattattattattattattttattttttcttttttcttttttattttatcgaagagAGTTTGACGAATCACCTACGATAGAAGATTAAAGTAAATTGAAGGATCTAATTTAGATAACTGCGtgaagtattatatttaacattagCGTAAGCGCATTACGTAAAGGATATTCATATTTTGTAAtgtaatatgcatatatatgcatataaatgtataatatacaatacgtgtgtatgtgtatgtgtgtgcatacGCACAcctcaatataattattctttcctaatcatttttttattattatgattattcggaatatataaatatatacatacatatatatatatatatatatatatatatatatatatatatattccgaataaaaaatagtatcttacgtaataatatttttattcgtaatattcaattctaataattttcatttgattttctcataaataaaaaagaaaaattctaaatcgGTGATTCGGTTGATCTCTAATCGTTGTATTTATTTGCAAATTAAGATGTCGTCATAGATTAGAAATTTCAACATTATTTGCACGATTTCATAGTTTCGAATTAATCATTAACGAAATATCACAATTCAAAAGACATACACAGTGTGTAAATCAGCATTTAAAGAAGGACCTTCTCTCCTCTTACTGTTTctattaatctctctctctcccactctctctctctctctctctctctttctctctctctttctctctctctctctctctctctctctctctctctctctctctctctctctctctctctctctaattatcACAATTATGCATTAGATTTCACTTATCACGCTTGTTATTAGAACATCTTTATTTAGCAGCAATGAAGATCAACAAGCTACTTCTGTTACGATCGATTTATCAATCGACTAATtatttaagtaattaattaattaatgaattgatatcttttttagcgtatatacatatatatgtatttatatatataatattctatttttatatatatatatagaaatagaatagTCGTCCGGATCACttgatctatataataattgataatattaattctttaattaatacaaatttttattttaattatggcAATTGATGtgattaaaataacaaattgtaaaaaattaattaagcaTCGATATGAAATTCTAAAGCTTTATATCCAGATATATGAGGATGGAGACACAAAAAACTTGCGAAATGTCcgatttatatatagttatttttgTTCACCTTTTCTTAAAAAGTTTTGGAATttcattggaaaaataaagaataataataataataataataataataataataatgaaaaaaagaaatcattaaagGATTCCATAGCTCCTAGTCATTTCTGATGTAAACGAAAAATGCTTTGAATGAAGAGCACGATCCATTGTCTCCGTACTGCTTTTTATCCACGAATGACCTTTGTTACGTCATCAACGTCATGCTTTCagcgtagaaaaaaaattcaaaacgtTTATAAACCCGAACAATAACGCATAAAAATTCTCTAATGTTCTAGTATCCATTCATTTTCATGATACTAACATTCTACATTCACATTCTGTATTTCCTGTCGCCTACAttgcatttctctctctctctctctctctctgtctcctcactttctctctctctctctctctctctctctctctctctctctctctctctatctatctatctatctatctatctatctatctatctatctatctatctatctatctatctatctatctatctatctatctatctatctatctatctatctatctaactaacGATAACCTCATAATTTTGAGAATCATCAATACtatcgataatgtcgatacTTTGCGAGCTATCGATTTCAATTTtcgatttcattaaaaatgattcaaacaattttcttaCCAAAGCACgattaagatagaaaaaaaaagacaaaaataacaatagcaTCATCAAGTTGTTTGTTTTATCTAATCCCGGATGTTCTAAATTAGATGAATGTTAAATATGGCGGATGCATATGTAACTGTTTACCTATTTAACAATGGAACTTTGCgtaatatcgatcgaacgtaATAAAAGATTGCTAAGATTCTAATTTTATACCTAAATGAAATTGTTTCGATATGATTCTACGCAAggatgttaaaaaattatttagaattgAATGATAAAATTGCATATCATTCAATTAGaacatataatgtattttatatatatatatacattaaacaatttatatacatacatatatatatatatatatatatatatatatgtgcaaaaTATGTTCTTATTCcgtagaataaattaaatgataaaaaatctaatataatgaaaattggCAGCTCTTTTAGAACGGCGAAACGAGCGATTTCTCAACCAACTGTGGGAAAAATCTTTCCTTTGGAACGAAGTACGAGCTTAGGACCACCAAGTTCGCTTCCAAACGTACCGCATTCGGCGCCACCAATCAAAAATACCGCCACGGAAAAGCTCTGACGACTTACACGCTGCCGCTCTTTTTTCGACTCCTTGCATTGATTTACGTGTATTCGCAATGTCCTTCATCGATTCCTATTTTAACTTACGTAACACAATTAACTTGATATCAACGCGATatcgataggaaaaaaaagggaaaaagtaagagaaaaaaaccaGAAGCTGCAAAAATTcccatttttttactttggaCTATACGTCATCATTGTAAACAACTAC
Coding sequences within:
- the LOC124953061 gene encoding protein retinal degeneration B isoform X6, with product MLIKEYRIPLPLTVEEYQIAQLYMIAKKSREESRGTGSGVEIIVNEPYTNGPGGNGQYTHKIYHVGSHLPGWFKSLLPKSALIAKEEAWNAYPYTKTRYTSPFVEKFSIEIETYYFPDNGYQENVFKLNGADLRNRVVDLIDIVKDQIDYVKEEDPKLYISEKTGRGPLTDTWLEDYWSEIKGKQQPTSSGKSLMCAYKLCRVEFRYWGMQTKLEKFIHDMALRKVMARAHRQAWAWQDEWYGLTMEDIREIERQTQLALQQKMGLADSGEEVTHDDDEDTNTGNTGMTPQESNVARTFAATLSSIEKNEDLQSPMSIRKPSDIPIINTAVSSEGEASPEDSPTEPSNASPIDEKNEKKSWKKNTASHSPSSAKNMDIQIANWRMESIVRESETSSEEEFFDCQAEEDDGASPVAPTNNVEEADTIFSPSFLQPIASERSKRLQIHTSTSVDVSCPTSPQHSPTHQSCKTTVLLIVMHAGSVLDANVDLTAKKSDVTTFRGAFESVMRQHYPSMVGHVSIKFVSCPSICTEGLGVLSSLSPYSFDMSPSCMDAPQVTNDTIPIGAIPLLASASSDYEEAVSRVVTNANQIYQEFIKSEEGKGFSGQICFIGDSVGSILAYDALCRSTHYHSRYNSENNILETSNQGTENNGISEDGKHLSATLPRRRSSGTNDSCQQCKLEFEVGEFFMFGSPLALVMAYRKISSHGDKNSNIPKPMVNQVYNLFHPSDPVAARIEPLISARFSLLPPVNVARYQKYPLGNGQPYHLLETIQSNTQLFADGLNIPNIYMTTPLQHAHLRRLSDISIHSTMSGIVDNFPLQVVSALTQKWWGNKRIDYALYCPEGLANFPTNALPHLFHASYWESSDVIAFILRQLGRFDLPILGNEEKELSCFRPGQPREKWNKKRTSVKLKNVAANHRANDVIVGEGVPQVLVARFMYSPIDVIALTGEKVDIHIMKDPPVGEWSFLNTEITDKNGRITYRIPDDKALGYGLYPVKMIVRGDHTSVDFFLAVIPPKTECVVFSIDGSFTASMSVTGKDPKVRAGAVDVVRHWQELGYLIIYITARPDMQQKKVVSWLSQHNFPHGLVSFADGLSTDPLGHKAAYLNNLVQEHGVIIHQAYGSSKDISVYTSINLKPNQIFVIGGASKKHHALATILHDGYAAHLSILQAHGGSRPAKGNARMVIPRGQFGLPGQNASLRRRSSFRTAKRAISQPTVGKIFPLERSTSLGPPSSLPNVPHSAPPIKNTATEKL
- the LOC124953061 gene encoding protein retinal degeneration B isoform X4, whose product is MLIKEYRIPLPLTVEEYQIAQLYMIAKKSREESRGTGSGVEIIVNEPYTNGPGGNGQYTHKIYHVGSHLPGWFKSLLPKSALIAKEEAWNAYPYTKTRYTSPFVEKFSIEIETYYFPDNGYQENVFKLNGADLRNRVVDLIDIVKDQIDYVKEEDPKLYISEKTGRGPLTDTWLEDYWSEIKGKQQPTSSGKSLMCAYKLCRVEFRYWGMQTKLEKFIHDMALRKVMARAHRQAWAWQDEWYGLTMEDIREIERQTQLALQQKMGLADSGEEVTHDDDEDTNTGNTGMTPQESNVARTFAATLSSIEKNEDLQSPMSIRKPSDIPIINTAVSSEGEASPEDSPTEPSNASPIDEKNEKKSWKKNTASHSPSSAKNMDIQIANWRMESIVRESETSSEEEFFDCQAGFIIPTIRKEEDDGASPVAPTNNVEEADTIFSPSFLQPIASERSKRLQIHTSTSVDVSCPTSPQHSPTHQSCKTTVLLIVMHAGSVLDANVDLTAKKSDVTTFRGAFESVMRQHYPSMVGHVSIKFVSCPSICTEGLGVLSSLSPYSFDMSPSCMDAPQVTNDTIPIGAIPLLASASSDYEEAVSRVVTNANQIYQEFIKSEEGKGFSGQICFIGDSVGSILAYDALCRSTHYHSRYNSENNILETSNQGTENNGISEDGKHLSATLPRRRSSGTNDSCQQCKLEFEVGEFFMFGSPLALVMAYRKISSHGDKNSNIPKPMVNQVYNLFHPSDPVAARIEPLISARFSLLPPVNVARYQKYPLGNGQPYHLLETIQSNTQLFADGLNIPNIYMTTPLQHAHLRRLSDISIHSTMSGIVDNFPLQVVSALTQKWWGNKRIDYALYCPEGLANFPTNALPHLFHASYWESSDVIAFILRQLGRFDLPILGNEEKELSCFRPGQPREKWNKKRTSVKLKNVAANHRANDVIVGEGVPQVLVARFMYSPIDVIALTGEKVDIHIMKDPPVGEWSFLNTEITDKNGRITYRIPDDKALGYGLYPVKMIVRGDHTSVDFFLAVIPPKTECVVFSIDGSFTASMSVTGKDPKVRAGAVDVVRHWQELGYLIIYITARPDMQQKKVVSWLSQHNFPHGLVSFADGLSTDPLGHKAAYLNNLVQEHGVIIHQAYGSSKDISVYTSINLKPNQIFVIGGASKKHHALATILHDGYAAHLSILQAHGGSRPAKGNARMVIPRGQFGLPGQNASLRRRSSFRTAKRAISQPTVGKIFPLERSTSLGPPSSLPNVPHSAPPIKNTATEKL
- the LOC124953061 gene encoding protein retinal degeneration B isoform X3, which translates into the protein MLIKEYRIPLPLTVEEYQIAQLYMIAKKSREESRGTGSGVEIIVNEPYTNGPGGNGQYTHKIYHVGSHLPGWFKSLLPKSALIAKEEAWNAYPYTKTRYTSPFVEKFSIEIETYYFPDNGYQENVFKLNGADLRNRVVDLIDIVKDQIDYVKEEDPKLYISEKTGRGPLTDTWLEDYWSEIKGKQQPTSSGKSLMCAYKLCRVEFRYWGMQTKLEKFIHDMALRKVMARAHRQAWAWQDEWYGLTMEDIREIERQTQLALQQKMGLADSGEEVTHDDDEDTNTGNTGMTPQESNVARTFAATLSSIEKNEDLQSPMSIRKPSDIPIINTAVSSEGEASPEDSPTEPSNASPIDEKNEKKSWKKNTASHSPSSAKNMDIQIANWRMESIVRESETSSEEEFFDCQAGFIIPTIRKAEEDDGASPVAPTNNVEEADTIFSPSFLQPIASERSKRLQIHTSTSVDVSCPTSPQHSPTHQSCKTTVLLIVMHAGSVLDANVDLTAKKSDVTTFRGAFESVMRQHYPSMVGHVSIKFVSCPSICTEGLGVLSSLSPYSFDMSPSCMDAPQVTNDTIPIGAIPLLASASSDYEEAVSRVVTNANQIYQEFIKSEEGKGFSGQICFIGDSVGSILAYDALCRSTHYHSRYNSENNILETSNQGTENNGISEDGKHLSATLPRRRSSGTNDSCQQCKLEFEVGEFFMFGSPLALVMAYRKISSHGDKNSNIPKPMVNQVYNLFHPSDPVAARIEPLISARFSLLPPVNVARYQKYPLGNGQPYHLLETIQSNTQLFADGLNIPNIYMTTPLQHAHLRRLSDISIHSTMSGIVDNFPLQVVSALTQKWWGNKRIDYALYCPEGLANFPTNALPHLFHASYWESSDVIAFILRQLGRFDLPILGNEEKELSCFRPGQPREKWNKKRTSVKLKNVAANHRANDVIVGEGVPQVLVARFMYSPIDVIALTGEKVDIHIMKDPPVGEWSFLNTEITDKNGRITYRIPDDKALGYGLYPVKMIVRGDHTSVDFFLAVIPPKTECVVFSIDGSFTASMSVTGKDPKVRAGAVDVVRHWQELGYLIIYITARPDMQQKKVVSWLSQHNFPHGLVSFADGLSTDPLGHKAAYLNNLVQEHGVIIHQAYGSSKDISVYTSINLKPNQIFVIGGASKKHHALATILHDGYAAHLSILQAHGGSRPAKGNARMVIPRGQFGLPGQNASLRRRSSFRTAKRAISQPTVGKIFPLERSTSLGPPSSLPNVPHSAPPIKNTATEKL